The stretch of DNA AAGTTTCATCTTTGTAAACAATACCTAATCCACCACCAACATCAACAAATGATAATTCAATTTTTATAGCTTTTAAATTTCTTACTAAATCAGTAATGATTTTAATAGACTCTTTAATTGGTTGAAGTTGAGTAAGTTGAGAACCGATATGACAATGCATTCCAACAGGATCTAAATTCTCAGAATTTTTACATTGGATATACATTCTTTTAGCCGTATCAATATCAACACCAAATTTATTTTCATGTAAACCAGTTGAAATATATGGATGTGTTTGTGGGTCAATATTCGGATTTACTCTTATTGAAATTCTTGCTGTTTTTCCAAGTTCTTTGGCAATTAGTTCAACCCTATTTAACTCTGCATCACTCTCAACATTTATCATTAAAATATCAAGTTCAAGTGCTTGTTTTATCTCTTCATCAATTTTTCCAACACCTGAAAAAATGATTTTATAAGGAGGAATTCCAACTTTTAAAGCACGTTTTACTTCACCAATACTAACACAATCAGCACCAGCTCCAAGGTTTGCTAAGTGTTTAATCACAGACAGATTTGAATTTGCTTTTACAGCATATGCAATAAGTGATTTTCTAGCTCTAAATGCACCTTTTAACTCTTCATATTGTTTTGTAATATGGTCAAAATCGTACACATAATA from Arcobacter suis CECT 7833 encodes:
- the lysA gene encoding diaminopimelate decarboxylase produces the protein MSINFKELANKYQTPYYVYDFDHITKQYEELKGAFRARKSLIAYAVKANSNLSVIKHLANLGAGADCVSIGEVKRALKVGIPPYKIIFSGVGKIDEEIKQALELDILMINVESDAELNRVELIAKELGKTARISIRVNPNIDPQTHPYISTGLHENKFGVDIDTAKRMYIQCKNSENLDPVGMHCHIGSQLTQLQPIKESIKIITDLVRNLKAIKIELSFVDVGGGLGIVYKDETLIDTTEYAQSILENMFGLDITVICEPGRFMVGNAGTFVTKVLYEKVNGNKRFVIVDGAMNDLIRPSLYNAYHKIEVLNDNQEFSDCNLVGPVCESGDFFAKNVQLPKTQHNDLVAIYSAGAYGFTMASNYNTRGKVAEIAYENGNDRLIRKRETFEDIIALEEEFIK